The following proteins are co-located in the Zonotrichia albicollis isolate bZonAlb1 chromosome 1, bZonAlb1.hap1, whole genome shotgun sequence genome:
- the ASB4 gene encoding ankyrin repeat and SOCS box protein 4 translates to MDLEETHKEGESTKVKMTRAAAEKLVKKAFLEALKSNDSETLEELLSQKKIDVDTVFEVEDENLILASYKQGYWLPSYKLKISWATGLHIAVMYGHLESVLVLLNHKATINCRPNGKAAIHIACEMANVECLKILCNHGAKLNCFSMSGQAPLHFCTTRTSMPCAQQLLCRGANVNIRTNNKDEETPLHVAARLGVPELVAFYVEQGAQVDALNAYMETPLACAAYWALHYKDQIYSQDHHLICRMLLDYKAEVNARDEDFKSPLHKAAWNCDHVLVHMLLEAGAEANIMDVNGCAPLQYIIKVTSVRPAAQPDICYQLLLNHGAARIYPLQFHKVLQACHSHPRAVEVVVNSYEHIKSTYKWKAAIPEDVLERHQDFYDSLFAVCSNSPRSLMHLCRCAIRAILSERCHRQVPLLSIPVSMKKYLLLEPEGIIY, encoded by the exons ATGGATTTGGAGGAGACACACAAAGAGGGAGAGAGCACAAAGGTGAAAATGACTCGAGCTGCAGCTGAAAAGTTGGTGAAAAAAGCTTTTCTTGAAGCCCTGAAGTCCAATGACTCTGAAACACTGGAAGAGCTCTTGAGCCAAAAGAAAATAGACGTGGACACAGTGTTTGAAGTGGAAGATGAAAACCTGATTCTGGCATCCTACAAACAAG GGTACTGGCTTCCCAGCTACAAATTAAAAATCTCCTGGGCAACTGGGCTTCACATAGCTGTCATGTATGGCCACCTGGAGAGTGTCCTGGTCCTCCTCAACCACAAAGCTACAATCAACTGCCGGCCCAATGGGAAAGCTGCCATCCACATCGCCTGTGAGATGGCAAATGTTGAGTGTCTCAAGATCCTCTGCAACCACGGGGCCAAGCTGAACTGCTTCTCAATGAGTGGCCAGGCGCCCTTGCACTTCTGCACCACACGCACCTCcatgccctgtgcccagcagctgctctgcagag GGGCAAATGTGAACATAAGAACAAACAACAAGGACGAGGAGACTCCTCTGCACGTCGCTGCGCGTTTGGGTGTCCCAGAGCTCGTGGCCTTTTACGtggagcagggagcacaggtGGATGCTCTCAATGCCTACATGGAGACTCCCCTGGCCTGTGCAGCCTACTGGGCCCTTCACTACAAGGATCAGATATACAGCCAGGACCACCACCTCATCTGCCGCATGCTCCTAGACTACAAAGCTGAAGTGAATGCTCGTGATGAGGATTTCAAATCCCCGCTCCACAAAGCTGCCTGGAACTGCGATCACGTCCTGGTGCACAtgctgctggaggcaggagcagaagcAAACATCATGGATGTCAATGGCTGTGCACCCCTACAGTATATCATAAAAGTGACGTCTGTGCGGCCAGCTGCTCAGCCAGACATCTGCtaccagctgctgctgaaccATGGGGCAGCTAGGATATACCCTCTGCAATTCCACAAG GTGCTGCAAGCCTGCCACTCCCACCCTAGGGCTGTGGAGGTCGTTGTCAACTCCTATGAACACATCAAATCGACATAtaagtggaaagcagccataCCTGAGGATGTCTTGGAG CGGCACCAGGATTTCTATGACTCTTTGTTCGCTGTGTGCAGCAATTCCCCACGGTCCCTGATGCACCTGTGCAGGTGTGCTATTCGGGCAATACTGTCGGAAAGGTGCCATCGACAAGTGCCCTTGCTCTCCATTCCCGTGTCCATGAAGAAGTACTTGCTGCTGGAACCAGAGGGAATCATCTACTGA